One Perognathus longimembris pacificus isolate PPM17 chromosome 2, ASM2315922v1, whole genome shotgun sequence DNA segment encodes these proteins:
- the Plau gene encoding urokinase-type plasminogen activator, with protein MRVLLASLFLCTLVVSNAKGSQEPRKSDPSNCGCLNGGTCVSYKYFSNIQRCNCPKKFQGKHCEIDTSKTCYEGNGHSYRGKANTDIKGRPCLAWNSAAVLGKTYNAHRSDAPLLGLGKHNYCRNPDGQRQPWCYVQIGRMQFVRECMVSSCSVEQEFQCGQRAVRPRFKIVGGEFTNIENQPWFAAIYRKHQGGSVTYVCGGSLISPCWVVSATHCFINYPRKEHYIVYVGRSTLNSVTPGERKFEVEQLILHEDYSADSLAHHNDIALLKIRSNTYQCAKPSRSIQTICLPPRVDDAHFGTSCEITGFGKESSSDYLYPKNLKMTVVKLVSHKECQQPHYYGSEVTTKMLCAADPQWETDSCQGDSGGPLVCSTNDRMTLTGIVSWGRGCALKDKPGVYTRVSYFLDWIHAHIGDENGLAL; from the exons ATGAGAGTCCTGCTCGCGTCTCTCTTCCTCTGCACCTTAGTCGTCAGCAACGCTAAA GGTAGCCAAGAACCTCGGAAGTCAGATCCAT CAAACTGTGGCTGTCTGAATGGAGGAACATGTGTGTCCTACAAATACTTCTCCAATATTCAGCGATGCAACTGCCCAAAGAAATTTCAAGGGAAGCATTGTGAAATAG ATACATCAAAAACCTGCTATGAGGGGAATGGTCACTCCTATCGAGGAAAAGCCAACACTGACATCAAGGGCCGACCCTGTCTGGCCTGGAATTCAGCTGCTGTCCTTGGGAAAACATACAATGCTCACAGATCTGATGCTCCTCTTCTGGGTCTGGGGAAACACAATTACTGCAG GAACCCAGATGGCCAAAGGCAGCCATGGTGCTATGTGCAGATTGGCCGAATGCAGTTTGTCCGTGAGTGTATGGTGTCCAGCTGCTCTGTTG AACAAGAATTTCAGTGTGGCCAGAGGGCTGTGAGGCCCCGCTTTAAGATTGTTGGGGGAGAGTTCACCAACATTGAGAACCAGCCCTGGTTTGCAGCCATCTACAGAAAGCACCAGGGAGGCTCTGTTACCTATGTGTGCGGTGGCAGCCTTATCAGTCCTTGCTGGGTGGTCAGTGCCACACATTGCTTCAT TAATTACCCTCGGAAGGAACACTACATTGTCTATGTGGGTCGATCAACACTGAACTCTGTTACTCCTGGGGAGAGGAAGTTCGAAGTAGAGCAGCTCATCTTACACGAGGACTATAGTGCTGACAGCCTGGCCCACCACAATGATATTG CCTTATTGAAGATTCGTTCAAATACATACCAGTGTGCGAAGCCATCCCGGTCCATACAAACCATCTGCTTGCCCCCAAGGGTTGACGATGCCCATTTTGGCACAAGCTGTGAGATCACTGGCTTCGGAAAAGAAAGTTCCA GTGACTATCTTTATCCAAAGAATCTGAAAATGACAGTTGTCAAACTAGTTTCTCACAAGGAGTGTCAGCAGCCCCACTACTATGGCTCTGAAGTCACCACCAAAATGTTGTGTGCGGCTGATCCACAATGGGAAACAGATTCTTGCCAG GGAGACTCTGGAGGACCCCTTGTTTGCTCTACCAATGACCGTATGACCCTGACTGGGATTGTGAGCTGGGGTCGAGGATGTGCCTTGAAGGACAAGCCAGGTGTCTACACGAGGGTCTCATACTTCCTGGACTGGATCCACGCCCACATCGGGGATGAAAATGGCCTCGCCCTTTGA